Within the Dolichospermum compactum NIES-806 genome, the region ATTAGTTGTTGATAAAATGAATCAGTACCAAGGTGAAGTAGTTACAGCTTCGGTAGTTATTCATGAATTATTATTTGGCTGTTTACGTTTACCTCCTGAATCTGGAAGAAGACGTTTTTTAGAAGATTATATTGAAGAAATACCTGTTAAAATGCCAGTTCTTGATTATGATATCAATGCTGCAAAATGGCACGCACAGGAAAGAGCTAGATTATCGAAAATTGGTAAAACACCTGCTTTTATTGATGGACAAATTGCCAGTATTGCCTTCTGCAATGACTTGATTTTAGTAACAAATAATGTGGCAGATTTTCAGGATTTTGAGGATCTGATAATTGAGAATTGGTTTATTAAATGAGGGACTAACTGTAGAACAAATTGCTTGGATACTTGAGTTAGAGATCGAAGTGGTGAAAACTTGCAATCAAACAGCAAAGTAATAAATAGACATTTGATAATCTGATTGAAACCGATACCTAAACCCACATAAAGTGGGTTTAATTAGCGTCTAATTCTAGGATTAGAGGATCTTAGCTCCGCGTAGACCGAATAACAAGCCTACAGCTACGCCCATAAACACGCCTAAAAAGACAATATATTCAACTACAGCCATTTGTTTTGCTCCAGATTAGTTACTTATTTCTATTCAATCATCAATAATTATTAAAGGGAACAGGGAATAGAAAAGAGGTTGTCAACTTGGGGTAAAATACCCAGACGAGTGATTATATTAGGGTTAGGGAATGAGTTCTGTAATTAAAGTAGATATACCAGAAAAATCTTATGATATTACCATTGCACCTGGGAGTTTAGATCAACTAGGTGAACAAATGGCGAGTTTGAAACTAGGTAAGAAAGTATTGCTAGTTTCCAACCCGATGATATTTAAATATTATGGCGAAAGAGCGATCGCCTCTTTAGAAAAAGCCGGTTTTCAAGTCGTCAGCTACAACCTACCCCCTGGTGAACGCTACAAAACCCTCAACTCCATTCACAAACTCTACGACATTGCCCTCGAAAATCGCCTAGAACGCTCCTCCACAATGGTGGCATTAGGAGGAGGTGTAATCGGTGATATGACAGGCTTTGCCGCCGCCACATGGCTCAGAGGCATCAATGTCGTGCAAGTCCCCACCAGTCTCCTCGCAATGGTAGACTCAGCTATTGGTGGAAAAACTGGCGTAAATCATCCCCACGGCAAAAACTTGATTGGTGCATTCCATCAACCCAGTTTAGTTTTAATTGACCCAGAAGTCTTAAAAACCTTACCCGCTAGGGAATTTCGAGCAGGAATGGCAGAGGTGATCAAATACGGTATCATTTGGGACACCGAACTGTTTACTCAACTAACAGCAAGTAAACACCTTGACCAACTCCGCTATGTGAAATCCGACCTGATAAACAGCATATTAACTCATTCCTGTCAAGCAAAGGCAGATGTTGTCGGCAAAGATGAAAAAGAATCTGGAATCAGAGCAATTTTAAATTATGGTCATACTATCGGTCATGCAGTAGAAAGCCTCACCGAATACCGTTTATTCAAACATGGTGAAGCTGTCGGTATTGGTATGGTAGCAGCCGGAGACATTGCTGTAAAATTAGGACTTTGGACACAAGCAGACACAGAACGTCAAAACGCCTTAATCAAAAAAGCAGGTTTACCCACCCAGATACCCGCAGATTTAGATATTGAAGCTCTTATTGATGCT harbors:
- the petL gene encoding cytochrome b6-f complex subunit PetL, producing the protein MAVVEYIVFLGVFMGVAVGLLFGLRGAKIL
- a CDS encoding type II toxin-antitoxin system VapC family toxin; translated protein: MTFSFLLDTNIISEINKKVPNKLVVDKMNQYQGEVVTASVVIHELLFGCLRLPPESGRRRFLEDYIEEIPVKMPVLDYDINAAKWHAQERARLSKIGKTPAFIDGQIASIAFCNDLILVTNNVADFQDFEDLIIENWFIK
- the aroB gene encoding 3-dehydroquinate synthase; its protein translation is MSSVIKVDIPEKSYDITIAPGSLDQLGEQMASLKLGKKVLLVSNPMIFKYYGERAIASLEKAGFQVVSYNLPPGERYKTLNSIHKLYDIALENRLERSSTMVALGGGVIGDMTGFAAATWLRGINVVQVPTSLLAMVDSAIGGKTGVNHPHGKNLIGAFHQPSLVLIDPEVLKTLPAREFRAGMAEVIKYGIIWDTELFTQLTASKHLDQLRYVKSDLINSILTHSCQAKADVVGKDEKESGIRAILNYGHTIGHAVESLTEYRLFKHGEAVGIGMVAAGDIAVKLGLWTQADTERQNALIKKAGLPTQIPADLDIEALIDALQLDKKVKSGKVRFVLPTQIGTVKVTDEVPTEIIREVLKVGSQQFSS